One stretch of Meiothermus cerbereus DSM 11376 DNA includes these proteins:
- the lysA gene encoding diaminopimelate decarboxylase, whose protein sequence is MSQSYTALRPEFKEALKEAAARFETPFYAYDWPSILERLGRLQSSFPQAEIFYAMKANPRLGLLRRLLERGIFVEAVSLGEVYRAYQAGFRRNEVLLNGPVKTPAMLEALSRMGIPILGLDSLADLKRVGKLLPRAQVLLRVNPDLPIVTHDHLATGRGDSKFGLLPEDIGQALELAQQNQLEVLGLHIHLGSALKHPQDYQAGYAVMDALYQTHGPFQVMNLGGGFGLGLELAELGAQVAALAQKHNVEVWLEPGRYLVAEAGVLVTRCWGVKRTRRNYLLIDAGMSQLIRPMLYGAVHPVEPLYYNPRQATYDLAGPACESGDVLARDITLPEPREGDLLAILQAGAYASSMSSNYLDTPRPAELLWTDQGWEVIRQQQSLDALLQDEM, encoded by the coding sequence ATGTCCCAATCCTACACTGCCCTGCGCCCAGAGTTTAAAGAGGCCCTCAAGGAAGCTGCGGCTCGCTTTGAGACTCCCTTTTATGCCTACGACTGGCCCAGCATCCTGGAGCGCTTGGGGCGCCTGCAAAGCTCGTTTCCCCAAGCTGAGATTTTCTATGCCATGAAGGCCAATCCCCGCTTGGGGCTCTTGCGGCGCTTGCTGGAGCGGGGCATTTTTGTGGAGGCGGTAAGCCTGGGCGAGGTGTACCGGGCCTACCAAGCCGGTTTCCGTCGCAACGAGGTGCTGCTCAATGGGCCGGTTAAAACCCCGGCCATGCTGGAAGCATTGAGTCGCATGGGCATTCCGATTCTAGGCCTTGACTCTCTGGCCGACCTCAAGCGGGTTGGTAAGCTGCTGCCCAGGGCCCAGGTTCTTCTGCGGGTCAACCCCGATCTGCCCATCGTCACCCACGACCACCTGGCCACAGGGCGGGGCGACAGCAAATTTGGCCTGTTGCCCGAGGACATTGGGCAGGCCCTGGAATTGGCACAGCAAAACCAGCTCGAGGTGCTGGGTTTGCACATCCACCTGGGATCGGCCCTAAAGCACCCCCAGGACTACCAGGCGGGCTACGCCGTGATGGACGCGCTCTACCAGACCCACGGCCCCTTTCAGGTTATGAACCTGGGCGGGGGGTTTGGGCTGGGCCTCGAGCTGGCCGAGCTGGGGGCACAGGTTGCTGCGCTGGCCCAAAAGCACAACGTCGAGGTTTGGCTCGAGCCGGGCCGTTATCTGGTGGCCGAAGCCGGGGTGCTGGTTACACGCTGCTGGGGAGTCAAGCGTACCCGGCGCAATTATCTGCTCATTGACGCAGGCATGAGTCAGCTCATTCGGCCCATGCTCTATGGCGCGGTACACCCGGTTGAACCGCTGTACTACAACCCCCGCCAGGCCACCTACGACCTGGCTGGCCCCGCCTGCGAATCGGGCGATGTGCTGGCCCGCGACATAACCCTGCCCGAGCCCAGGGAAGGCGACCTGCTGGCCATTCTGCAAGCGGGGGCCTACGCCAGCAGCATGAGCAGCAACTATCTCGACACCCCCCGCCCCGCCGAGCTTTTGTGGACAGACCAGGGCTGGGAGGTGATCCGCCAGCAGCAGAGCCTGGACGCACTGCTCCAAGACGAGATGTGA
- a CDS encoding ABC transporter ATP-binding protein: MHEEEAFKKSFDAKLARRILKYVRPYWKQIGLALLALVVSTLTAASTPLFIKYAIDNAILPREVLPLAQRYETLLLISAVFLAVRVVDFIANYAQTYLISWVGQHILFDLRSEIFAKLQRMHLGYFDRNPVGRLMTRITSDVDAINQFITGGLVGLIADFALIIGLMTFMLVLDWRLALVAFAIMPIFLAVTTWIRNGMRESYRAMRLRLAKVNASLQENLAGVQTTQLFGREPKNEAQFNLLSADLRKAWVDIIKWFALFFPLVGFMGEITVALVLWYGGGQVIQQAITLGLLVAFTDYVRQLFQPLQDLSDKFNIFQAAMASAERIFGLLDSKEEVADKPGAIAVERFRGQIDFEDVWFAYGKRGEAPLEPGSQAERGGLSSERLEAPASGQKPADDWDWVLRGVSFRVRPGEKIALVGATGAGKTSVISLIARFYDVQRGAVKIDGVDVRDYRQRDLRRAIGIVLQDPFLFSGTIESNLRLGDERISLKRIQEVCAFVGADEFIQKLPQGYQTVLHERGGGLSTGQKQLLALARAILHNPDILLILDEATANVDSETEQKIQAALERVMEGRTSIVIAHRLSTIRHVDRILVFRKGKLLEEGSHEELLRKGGYYAKLYELQYVHGSGD; the protein is encoded by the coding sequence ATGCACGAAGAAGAAGCCTTTAAGAAGAGTTTTGATGCCAAACTAGCCCGGCGCATTCTAAAGTACGTCCGGCCCTACTGGAAGCAGATAGGGCTGGCTTTGCTGGCGCTGGTCGTGAGTACCCTTACGGCAGCCTCGACCCCGCTTTTTATCAAATACGCCATCGACAACGCCATCCTGCCGCGCGAGGTGCTGCCCCTGGCCCAACGCTACGAGACCCTGCTGCTCATTAGCGCGGTTTTTCTGGCGGTGCGGGTGGTGGATTTCATAGCCAACTACGCCCAGACCTACCTGATTAGCTGGGTGGGGCAGCACATCCTGTTCGACCTGCGCTCAGAGATTTTTGCCAAGCTCCAGCGCATGCACCTGGGCTATTTTGACCGTAACCCGGTGGGCCGCCTGATGACCCGCATCACCTCCGACGTGGACGCCATCAACCAGTTCATCACCGGCGGCCTGGTCGGGCTCATCGCCGATTTTGCATTAATCATCGGTCTGATGACCTTCATGCTGGTACTAGACTGGCGCCTGGCCCTGGTGGCCTTTGCCATCATGCCCATCTTCCTGGCCGTTACCACCTGGATTCGCAATGGAATGCGCGAGTCCTACCGGGCCATGCGGCTGCGGCTGGCCAAGGTTAACGCCTCGCTGCAGGAAAATCTAGCCGGGGTACAGACCACCCAGCTCTTTGGTCGGGAGCCCAAAAACGAAGCGCAATTCAACTTGCTTTCGGCAGACTTACGCAAAGCCTGGGTAGACATCATTAAGTGGTTTGCCCTGTTTTTTCCTCTAGTGGGCTTTATGGGGGAAATCACCGTGGCCCTGGTGCTGTGGTACGGAGGAGGCCAGGTTATACAACAAGCCATTACCCTGGGCTTGCTGGTAGCCTTTACCGATTACGTGCGCCAGCTCTTCCAGCCCCTGCAAGACCTCTCCGACAAATTCAACATCTTCCAGGCGGCCATGGCCTCGGCTGAGCGCATTTTTGGGCTCCTGGACAGCAAAGAAGAGGTGGCCGACAAACCAGGGGCCATAGCGGTTGAGCGCTTTCGGGGCCAGATTGATTTTGAGGACGTCTGGTTTGCTTACGGCAAGCGGGGCGAGGCCCCGTTGGAGCCAGGGAGCCAGGCCGAGCGGGGCGGATTATCTTCGGAGCGGCTCGAGGCCCCCGCTTCTGGCCAGAAGCCAGCAGACGATTGGGACTGGGTGCTGCGCGGGGTGAGCTTTCGGGTACGACCTGGAGAAAAGATTGCCCTGGTGGGCGCGACCGGGGCTGGCAAAACCAGCGTAATTAGCCTGATCGCCCGCTTTTATGATGTGCAGCGGGGGGCAGTCAAGATTGATGGTGTGGATGTGCGGGATTACCGCCAGCGCGATTTGCGCCGGGCCATTGGCATTGTTTTGCAAGACCCCTTTTTATTTAGCGGCACCATTGAGTCGAACCTGAGGCTGGGCGACGAGCGCATTTCCCTAAAGCGCATCCAGGAAGTGTGCGCGTTTGTGGGCGCCGATGAGTTTATTCAGAAGCTGCCGCAAGGCTATCAAACCGTCCTGCACGAGCGGGGCGGGGGACTCTCGACCGGCCAAAAGCAACTGCTGGCCCTGGCCCGGGCCATCCTGCACAATCCCGACATCCTGCTGATCCTGGACGAGGCCACCGCCAATGTGGACTCCGAAACCGAGCAGAAAATTCAGGCTGCCCTGGAGCGGGTAATGGAAGGCCGCACCTCGATTGTGATTGCCCACCGCCTTTCGACCATTCGTCACGTAGACCGGATTCTGGTATTCCGCAAAGGCAAACTGCTGGAGGAAGGCAGCCACGAGGAGCTGCTGCGAAAAGGCGGCTATTACGCCAAGTTGTACGAATTGCAGTACGTGCACGGTAGCGGCGACTGA
- a CDS encoding ABC transporter ATP-binding protein, whose protein sequence is MPYLRRYGSQYLWGMLAGIASVGMASLSPYFLRHAIDAIQAGEAYLVWVWAILGAAVAAAIFSWANRQLLVVASRYIEHDLRMDLFKKALALDSYFYSKNRIGDLMNKFTTDLGAVREMLGGGINMGSRLLMFVVFAIVAMYLVSVPLALALSLVFPIIFGVMYYVLRLIDRRYRESQESFDRISTRAQENFSGIRVVKGFALEDRELETFQALNKDYIAKSLALTRVEGPVRALMGLLMGFAALIVLWMGGGMVIRGEMTTGQFVQFNAYLMMLGWPIVGLGWTLTIFQRGSTSYKRLEEFWREPARITDTPDSSKRSLAPLHLRGEVKFEEVSLELGGRKVLDGITLTIPEGTTLGITGRTGSGKTLLVSLIPRILEPTTGRVLVGGSDVKELPLAALRAAIGMVPQEPFLFSDTLVENICFGLPEVDLERATWAAKLAGVHDDIMSFPKGYHTSLGERGVTLSGGQRQRVALARALARKPSILILDDAMSAVDTETESRILSGLKGVLGQQTTILIGHRTSTLQYADWIVVLDHGKIAEEGTHEMLLATGGIYAELDRIQRLQAEVD, encoded by the coding sequence ATGCCTTACCTGAGGCGCTACGGATCGCAGTATCTGTGGGGTATGCTGGCGGGCATTGCCTCGGTAGGGATGGCTTCTTTGTCGCCCTACTTCCTGCGCCATGCCATCGATGCCATTCAGGCAGGCGAGGCCTACCTGGTCTGGGTATGGGCCATCCTGGGCGCAGCAGTGGCCGCGGCTATTTTCTCTTGGGCCAACCGGCAACTCCTGGTGGTGGCCAGCCGCTATATCGAGCACGACCTGCGCATGGATCTGTTCAAAAAAGCCCTGGCCCTGGACAGCTATTTTTACAGCAAAAACCGCATCGGCGATCTGATGAACAAATTCACCACCGACCTGGGCGCGGTGCGCGAGATGCTGGGTGGCGGCATCAACATGGGCAGCCGCCTGCTGATGTTTGTGGTGTTTGCCATCGTGGCCATGTACCTGGTGAGCGTGCCGCTGGCCCTAGCCCTATCGCTGGTATTTCCCATCATCTTTGGGGTCATGTACTACGTATTGCGCCTGATTGACCGGCGCTACCGCGAAAGCCAGGAGTCTTTCGACCGCATTTCTACCCGCGCACAGGAAAATTTCTCCGGCATCCGGGTGGTCAAGGGCTTTGCCCTGGAAGACCGCGAGCTCGAGACCTTTCAGGCCCTCAACAAGGACTATATCGCCAAAAGCCTTGCCCTGACCCGTGTGGAGGGCCCGGTGCGGGCCCTGATGGGCCTGCTGATGGGCTTTGCCGCCCTGATTGTGCTGTGGATGGGTGGCGGGATGGTCATCCGGGGCGAGATGACCACCGGGCAGTTCGTGCAGTTCAACGCTTACCTGATGATGCTGGGCTGGCCCATTGTGGGGTTGGGCTGGACGCTCACCATCTTCCAGCGGGGCTCGACCAGCTACAAGCGGCTGGAGGAGTTTTGGCGCGAACCCGCCCGCATCACCGATACACCGGATTCTTCCAAGCGCTCTTTGGCTCCTTTGCACCTACGGGGAGAGGTCAAGTTTGAGGAGGTAAGCCTGGAGCTGGGCGGGCGCAAGGTGCTGGATGGCATCACCCTGACCATTCCCGAGGGCACCACCCTGGGCATCACCGGACGTACCGGAAGCGGCAAGACCCTTCTGGTAAGCCTGATTCCACGCATCCTGGAGCCCACCACAGGCCGGGTGCTGGTGGGTGGCTCCGACGTAAAAGAGCTGCCCCTCGCGGCCTTACGAGCAGCCATCGGAATGGTGCCACAGGAGCCCTTCCTGTTTTCTGACACCCTGGTCGAAAACATCTGCTTTGGGCTACCAGAGGTAGACCTCGAGCGGGCCACCTGGGCTGCTAAGCTGGCCGGCGTTCACGACGATATTATGAGCTTTCCCAAAGGCTACCACACCTCCCTGGGTGAGCGCGGCGTGACCCTCTCGGGCGGGCAGCGCCAGCGGGTCGCACTGGCCCGGGCCCTGGCCCGCAAGCCCTCAATTCTGATTCTTGATGACGCCATGAGCGCTGTAGATACCGAGACCGAGTCGCGTATTCTTTCGGGGCTCAAAGGCGTGCTGGGACAACAAACCACCATTCTGATTGGCCACCGCACCTCCACCTTGCAGTACGCCGACTGGATTGTGGTGCTGGATCACGGCAAAATTGCCGAAGAAGGCACCCACGAGATGCTGCTGGCCACAGGGGGCATCTATGCCGAGCTGGATAGAATCCAGCGCCTGCAAGCGGAGGTAGATTAG
- a CDS encoding TIGR00730 family Rossman fold protein: MKQPEIDLLQHQDSWRLWRIMAEIVEGFEALGELGVPLVTVFGSARLGSENPYYQQALLLGQRLAEAGFGVVTGGGPGLMEAANRGAYNAGGISVGLNIQLPHEQRANPFQTHSLSFRYFFARKLMLVRYAKAFVVMPGGFGSLDELAEVLVLVQTGKVHPFPIFALDSAYWKGLLDWMKDTMLPAGVIDPQDLKLMTLVDTPEAILEALTGANRSDH, from the coding sequence ATGAAACAACCCGAGATAGACCTGCTGCAACACCAAGACTCCTGGCGGCTATGGCGCATCATGGCCGAAATTGTGGAGGGGTTTGAAGCTTTGGGAGAGCTTGGCGTACCGCTGGTAACGGTGTTTGGTTCAGCCCGCCTTGGTTCGGAAAACCCCTATTACCAGCAAGCCCTGCTGCTGGGCCAGCGGCTGGCCGAAGCAGGTTTTGGTGTGGTTACGGGCGGAGGGCCTGGGTTAATGGAGGCAGCCAACCGAGGTGCCTACAACGCCGGGGGCATCTCGGTGGGGCTCAACATCCAGCTGCCCCATGAGCAGCGGGCCAACCCCTTCCAGACCCACAGCCTTAGCTTCCGCTACTTTTTCGCCCGCAAGCTTATGCTGGTGCGCTACGCCAAGGCCTTTGTGGTAATGCCTGGGGGTTTTGGCAGCCTGGATGAGCTGGCCGAGGTGCTGGTGCTGGTGCAGACCGGCAAAGTACACCCTTTCCCCATTTTTGCGCTGGACTCAGCTTACTGGAAAGGATTGCTGGACTGGATGAAGGACACCATGCTTCCTGCAGGGGTCATTGACCCCCAAGATTTGAAACTCATGACCCTGGTGGACACACCAGAAGCAATACTCGAAGCGCTCACTGGCGCCAATAGAAGCGACCATTAG
- a CDS encoding gamma-glutamyl-gamma-aminobutyrate hydrolase family protein, giving the protein MLIGVTPQSRSVEGLFRTKIWGLLEPYLKALESQGASIVILPPQADDKLPALLRKLDGVLLPGGVDVDPAHFAEEPIPELGEVSLERDAIELFVARYTAQHGIPTLGVCRGVQVMNVALGGSLYQDLPAQGFRAVQHSQKAEPPALGHSVEQTEQSPLNKLFAQRFRVNSYHHQALKGLAPGLRMVATAPDGIVEAVQLEGHPFYLGVQWHPELLPEQWGIFHLLIEAAAHHPVG; this is encoded by the coding sequence ATGCTCATTGGTGTAACCCCTCAGTCGCGCAGTGTGGAAGGTCTTTTTCGAACCAAGATCTGGGGTCTGCTCGAGCCCTACCTCAAGGCCCTCGAGAGCCAGGGTGCCAGCATTGTAATCCTTCCTCCCCAGGCCGACGATAAGCTACCTGCCTTGTTGCGCAAGCTGGACGGGGTGCTGCTTCCGGGAGGAGTGGATGTGGATCCGGCCCATTTTGCCGAGGAGCCCATTCCCGAGCTGGGGGAGGTGAGCCTCGAGCGCGATGCGATCGAGCTGTTTGTAGCCCGTTATACCGCTCAGCACGGCATTCCCACCCTGGGGGTTTGCCGTGGTGTTCAGGTGATGAACGTAGCCCTGGGGGGCAGCCTTTACCAGGACCTTCCTGCCCAGGGGTTTCGTGCCGTGCAGCATAGCCAGAAAGCGGAGCCGCCCGCGCTGGGCCACAGTGTCGAGCAGACCGAGCAGAGCCCCCTGAATAAGCTCTTCGCGCAGCGCTTTCGGGTTAACTCGTATCACCATCAGGCCCTCAAAGGCCTGGCCCCTGGCCTGCGTATGGTGGCTACTGCTCCAGATGGCATTGTGGAGGCGGTGCAGCTCGAGGGCCACCCCTTCTACCTGGGGGTACAGTGGCATCCCGAACTGCTGCCCGAGCAATGGGGTATTTTCCACCTGCTGATTGAGGCCGCAGCCCACCACCCGGTTGGTTGA
- a CDS encoding ABC transporter substrate-binding protein, protein MKRLLASLVLVAGMASAQTEISFWHSMDGPAERTIAQFANAFNASQRNYRVTPRLIGDYREGETRLLAALRAGGAPVMFQAEILLFPRLVAEGVVLPLDELANALPKAFTDDLFEAAWDYGLINNRRYGLPFNTSTPVLFFNENQLRAKGLKVPSNWREFEQAARGLTSRTSKGFIALSESWTFEAQVTSRGGNLVTPDGRPNFTSREVVEALEFLQRLGREGSISVRNLSESFFAQTDFIRTKGMMVMASIANWPAAENASFAFKLGVAPIPREPNGKVPLGGAQLVVLRGASAEQQRGAFEFWRFLMEPQNIKTWVEASYYVPLRKSATPLLEAFYRENPYRKVAFEQVAVAQPRPRVPQFAIWRNFLEEALEKALKGNVPARQVLEEAQRKAEAAR, encoded by the coding sequence GTGAAGCGTTTGCTGGCTTCTTTGGTTTTGGTGGCAGGAATGGCTTCGGCCCAGACCGAGATTTCTTTCTGGCACAGCATGGATGGCCCGGCTGAGCGGACGATTGCACAGTTTGCAAACGCCTTTAATGCCTCCCAGCGAAACTACCGGGTCACCCCACGCCTGATTGGCGATTACCGCGAAGGGGAGACCCGCTTGCTGGCAGCGCTACGTGCTGGCGGTGCGCCGGTGATGTTCCAGGCCGAGATTCTGCTGTTCCCGCGCCTGGTGGCCGAGGGGGTGGTGTTGCCGCTGGATGAGCTGGCGAATGCCTTGCCCAAGGCCTTTACCGACGATTTGTTCGAGGCGGCCTGGGATTACGGCCTGATTAACAACCGCCGCTATGGCCTGCCCTTTAACACCTCCACGCCGGTGCTGTTCTTCAACGAGAATCAGCTTCGGGCCAAGGGACTCAAAGTGCCCAGCAACTGGCGCGAGTTTGAACAGGCCGCCAGGGGGCTCACCAGCCGAACCTCCAAGGGGTTTATTGCGTTGAGCGAGTCCTGGACCTTTGAGGCCCAGGTTACCAGCCGGGGGGGCAACCTGGTCACCCCCGATGGCCGGCCCAACTTCACCTCCCGCGAGGTGGTGGAGGCCCTCGAGTTCCTTCAGCGTTTGGGGCGCGAGGGCAGTATTAGCGTGCGCAACCTCTCCGAAAGCTTTTTTGCACAGACCGACTTTATCCGCACCAAGGGCATGATGGTCATGGCCTCGATTGCCAACTGGCCCGCCGCCGAGAACGCATCCTTTGCCTTCAAACTGGGTGTGGCCCCCATCCCGCGTGAGCCCAATGGAAAGGTTCCGCTGGGTGGGGCGCAGCTGGTGGTGCTGCGTGGGGCCAGTGCCGAGCAGCAGCGGGGGGCTTTCGAGTTCTGGCGCTTCCTAATGGAGCCACAGAACATCAAGACCTGGGTTGAAGCCAGCTACTACGTACCCTTGCGCAAGTCGGCCACGCCCTTGCTGGAAGCCTTCTACCGCGAGAACCCTTACCGCAAGGTGGCCTTTGAACAGGTGGCGGTGGCCCAGCCCCGCCCACGGGTGCCTCAGTTTGCCATCTGGCGCAATTTCCTGGAAGAAGCCCTGGAGAAAGCCCTCAAAGGCAACGTACCGGCCCGCCAGGTCCTCGAGGAGGCCCAGCGTAAGGCCGAGGCGGCCCGCTGA
- a CDS encoding GGDEF domain-containing protein, whose amino-acid sequence MEERSPRSLRLSRVFPATKANRTLPVPAGLINSLLKGGAAAAFGLALEELWRKLPKVQAFLWVRDASNHFRLQAVAGVPRAALEGFEEVQEASLKSACLGSPEDWLGGAVHLDTQQHILYRVFGERPGGAALALQEPPANLTLPLVADQQVWAVLHLHAQAQHLGQAEAKWVGQFFSGVAPILREVYLREQAQRESLWLSVINDLLRTSREQPLELALQEALEQATRLAGAEGARLIAFEGQAIRTIAQAGWGAGLPVEAAITRQLSEQLHKGQQVNIPRYHLYPSQHPELVEAGLCSLFMLPIRRRGSETSALLLFSAQPWLPDALTQTLLGDLAEAIGLVQVEWALRRELAWAAYTDPLTGLGNRRAFERDLEKLTARPSGRVVVLIVLDLDDFKAINDTYGHLHADHLLVRLGGVLRSRARAGDRAFRLGGDEFALIIEGSSSLSPQRIAERYRAMLEEIRVSDRTYLRVSLGYAVYPTEVGDPQSLWRLADDQMYKDKARRKGRIPLLAAGLEPTRWMLQIETPLFRLVSRLAQVLNMQPEERQVLQAGCYLLELAMGRVAPALEVQIPEGLLREAARILMYLHSPWDGVQRSQGLSNERIPRAAHVLQVAQYFIAAIEAVEGRSARSIEEALREIAAQTQQRFDPMVVEALFALRDWLSNELTA is encoded by the coding sequence ATGGAAGAACGTTCCCCACGTAGTTTGCGTCTATCTCGAGTGTTCCCGGCAACCAAAGCCAATCGGACACTGCCGGTTCCCGCTGGGCTGATAAACAGTTTGTTGAAAGGTGGTGCAGCGGCGGCTTTTGGGCTGGCCCTGGAGGAGTTGTGGCGCAAGTTGCCGAAGGTGCAGGCATTTTTGTGGGTTCGGGATGCTTCGAACCACTTTAGATTGCAGGCTGTTGCCGGGGTTCCCAGAGCAGCCCTCGAGGGCTTTGAAGAAGTCCAGGAGGCTTCGCTTAAGTCGGCCTGCCTGGGTTCGCCAGAAGACTGGCTGGGCGGAGCGGTGCATCTAGACACCCAGCAACACATTCTGTACCGGGTGTTTGGGGAAAGGCCTGGTGGGGCTGCGCTCGCCCTGCAGGAGCCGCCGGCCAACCTGACCCTACCCCTGGTTGCCGACCAACAGGTATGGGCAGTGCTGCACCTGCACGCACAGGCCCAGCACCTCGGCCAGGCCGAAGCGAAATGGGTGGGGCAGTTTTTCTCCGGGGTTGCGCCAATTCTGCGTGAGGTGTACCTGCGCGAGCAGGCCCAGCGAGAGTCGCTCTGGCTATCGGTCATTAATGACCTGTTGCGAACCTCACGGGAGCAACCGCTCGAGCTGGCCTTGCAGGAGGCTCTCGAGCAGGCCACCCGACTCGCAGGGGCGGAAGGGGCGCGCCTGATTGCCTTTGAAGGGCAGGCTATCCGCACCATTGCTCAAGCGGGTTGGGGTGCGGGGTTGCCGGTGGAGGCGGCCATTACCCGCCAGCTGAGCGAACAGCTACACAAAGGCCAGCAGGTGAACATTCCCCGTTACCACTTGTACCCCAGCCAGCACCCGGAACTGGTAGAAGCTGGGCTGTGCAGCTTGTTCATGCTGCCCATTCGGCGCCGTGGCAGCGAAACCAGCGCTCTGCTTCTCTTTAGCGCCCAGCCGTGGTTGCCCGACGCTCTGACCCAGACGCTACTTGGCGATTTGGCCGAGGCCATTGGATTGGTGCAGGTCGAGTGGGCTTTGCGGCGTGAGCTGGCCTGGGCAGCCTATACCGACCCCCTGACTGGTCTGGGCAACCGCCGGGCTTTTGAACGCGACCTGGAAAAACTTACTGCGCGGCCCAGCGGTCGGGTGGTGGTGCTGATAGTGCTCGACCTGGATGACTTCAAAGCCATTAACGATACCTATGGCCACCTGCATGCCGACCATCTGCTGGTACGGCTGGGGGGGGTGCTGCGCTCCAGGGCCAGGGCTGGCGACCGGGCCTTCCGCTTGGGGGGCGATGAATTCGCACTGATTATCGAGGGCTCGAGTTCCCTCAGCCCACAACGCATCGCGGAGCGATACCGGGCCATGCTCGAGGAGATCCGGGTTTCCGATAGGACTTACCTGCGAGTGAGCCTTGGTTATGCGGTTTACCCGACCGAGGTCGGCGATCCCCAAAGCCTGTGGCGCCTCGCCGACGACCAGATGTACAAAGACAAAGCACGACGCAAGGGTCGCATCCCGTTGCTTGCAGCGGGGCTCGAGCCGACCCGGTGGATGTTGCAGATCGAGACCCCCCTGTTTCGCCTGGTCAGTCGCCTGGCGCAGGTGCTAAATATGCAGCCGGAGGAGCGACAGGTTTTACAGGCTGGTTGCTATCTGCTCGAGCTGGCTATGGGGCGGGTGGCGCCAGCGCTGGAGGTGCAGATCCCCGAAGGCCTGTTGCGCGAGGCAGCACGGATCTTGATGTACCTGCACAGCCCCTGGGATGGGGTTCAGCGATCCCAAGGGCTGTCGAATGAGCGCATTCCTCGAGCTGCCCATGTGCTGCAAGTAGCCCAATACTTTATCGCGGCAATAGAGGCCGTGGAGGGAAGGTCTGCGCGAAGCATAGAAGAAGCCTTGCGGGAAATTGCTGCCCAAACCCAGCAGCGCTTCGACCCAATGGTGGTCGAGGCCTTATTTGCGCTCAGGGATTGGCTCAGTAACGAGCTGACCGCCTAG
- a CDS encoding M20/M25/M40 family metallo-hydrolase: MSDFTTETSRDPIALLGEIAEIGGDAARGAWVARQLQAQGLTPQTDELGNVWAGQGPTLLVAHLDTVLPPAPLRREKSRWYGPAVGDNSSGVAVLLALSQELVALGCTVAFSVGEEGLGNLRGARHLVKHLRPQQVVAVDGYLPGVVSRSAGSHRMRARFIGPGGHAWGDREAPSPVPALGQALAEMYALKRSSNTSLNVGRLWGGEAINAIPQEVGLELDLRALEALELGRMVAQVREILMEAARKFGLRMEIDVLGERPAGMTATEAMLEAARRAFMEIGLEAQFTAGSTDASAGVEAGIPAITLSVYQGGGAHTPEEWVEPNSLRLGMHALRSFVRQLLQT; this comes from the coding sequence CCAGCCGCGATCCCATAGCCCTGCTGGGGGAAATTGCTGAAATTGGCGGCGATGCGGCCCGTGGGGCCTGGGTAGCCCGACAACTCCAGGCCCAGGGACTGACGCCCCAAACCGATGAGCTGGGCAACGTTTGGGCAGGCCAGGGCCCCACTTTACTGGTTGCCCACCTCGATACCGTGCTTCCCCCCGCCCCCTTGCGGCGGGAAAAAAGCCGCTGGTACGGGCCCGCTGTGGGCGACAACTCCTCAGGGGTAGCTGTCTTGCTGGCGCTGTCCCAGGAGCTGGTGGCTCTGGGCTGCACCGTGGCTTTTAGCGTGGGCGAGGAAGGGCTGGGCAACCTTCGGGGAGCCCGGCACCTGGTCAAGCACCTGCGGCCCCAACAGGTGGTTGCAGTGGATGGGTACCTGCCAGGTGTTGTGAGTCGCTCGGCGGGTTCGCACCGGATGCGGGCCCGTTTTATAGGGCCGGGTGGCCATGCCTGGGGCGACCGGGAGGCCCCATCACCCGTGCCGGCGCTGGGGCAGGCCCTGGCTGAGATGTACGCCCTAAAGCGTAGCAGTAATACCAGCCTGAATGTGGGAAGGTTGTGGGGTGGCGAAGCCATCAATGCCATCCCGCAGGAGGTGGGCCTCGAGCTCGATCTGCGGGCACTAGAGGCCTTAGAGCTGGGCCGGATGGTTGCACAGGTGCGCGAAATTTTGATGGAAGCTGCTCGCAAGTTCGGCCTGCGCATGGAAATTGACGTACTGGGTGAGCGTCCTGCTGGCATGACCGCCACCGAAGCCATGCTGGAAGCGGCCCGTCGGGCCTTTATGGAGATAGGCCTCGAGGCCCAGTTCACCGCTGGTTCTACCGATGCCTCGGCGGGGGTAGAAGCAGGCATTCCTGCCATTACCCTGAGCGTCTACCAGGGGGGCGGTGCCCACACCCCCGAAGAATGGGTAGAGCCCAACTCCCTACGCTTAGGAATGCACGCCCTCCGAAGCTTTGTGCGGCAGCTTCTCCAAACATAA